Below is a window of Paraburkholderia kururiensis DNA.
ACCATCGGCACGCTGAACGACACGAAGGTGGCATCGAACGATTCCACGCCGCAGATGCAGGGCCGCCTGGGCGTCGCCGTGCGTCCGCTCACGCCGCAGGAAAAGAGCGGCACGTCGCTCACGCACGGCCTGCTCGTGCAGCAGGCGGGCGGCGCGGCGGCGAGCGCCGGCATCCAGCCGGGCGACGTGATTCTCGCCGTGAACGGCCGGCCCGTGACCTCGGTCGAGCAGTTGAAGCAGATGGTGGCTCAGGCCGGCAGCAGCATCGCGCTGCTGATCCAGCGCGACGACGCGCAGATTTTCGTGCCGGTCGATCTGAGCTGAGGCGGCAAGCCTCATCGGCGAGGTGGGACCGGGCAATCGCCACCGCGATACGCCTGTCCGTTGCACCGCGTTACATCTTCCCGCAGCGCTTCGGGAACCCGGCCGGCGAGCCGCCGGTCGGTTCAACGTAAGGTTTTTGCCAGGGGCCGGGCATGCCGTGTGCGGCAATGTCGGGCTGAAGCCAACAACCACGTCAGGAGCGTAAAAGATGAATACCCGACGCGCACTACGATCCTTTGCCACCGTGGCGGCCGCAGCGGCGTTCGCCGTCGTTGCGTCAGGCGGCTTTGCCAGCCACGCCTGGGCCCAGGCCAGCGACGTGACAGGTGGAAGCACCACCGACAACACCAGCGCCGGCAACACCAACGGCGGCGGTCTACCGCAAGTCCAGCAGCAGGGTGACGTGTCGTTCGTTTCGGGCGGCGTGGGGCTCGACGAGTCCAAGGCGCTCGAGCGCGCGCAGAGCCAGTGGCCACTCGCCCTGCGCTTCACCGGCCCCACCGCCGACTACCTCGCAGACGTGCACGTACGCATCGTCGATTCGCACGGCGGCGAAGCGCTTTCCACCACGTCGCGCGGGCCGTTCATGCTGGTGCGCGTACGTCCCGGCCGCTACACCGTGCATGCGAGCTACAACGGCGAGGAAAAGGTGAGCGCCGTGACGGTCCCGGCCAAGGGCACGGCTCGCGCCGGCTTCCACTGGAACACCCAGTAGGTGCGCTGATTCGTGCGGCTGCGCGCATGAACGTCGCGCAGCCGATTTAACTTTCGTCGATAATGAAGCCACGAATCTGCAACGTGGCTTTTTCGTTTGGTGTGCCGCGGCACGCTTGCGTTGGCGCAGTGGCTTGCATGACGCGCAAGCGCACCGGTAAAGGCGCTCGCCTGTGCGGCGCCGCAACATGCGGGCGTGGGCGACGCGGCGGCGACTGTTGACGAACAGGGGATCGAATATGGCTGTGGAACCGGCTGCCGATCATCGCATCGATATTGCGGCGAATTCTCATCGCGTGCGGGTCATCCACCAGGGCATCACCGTGGCCGATACGCACGAGGGGCTTACGCTTTCCGAGAGCGGACTGCCCGACGTCTTCTACTTCCCGCGCGCCGACGTCAACATGGCGCGGCTCGAACGCTCCGACCACACCTCGCACTGCCCGTACAAGGGCAATGCCTCGTACTTTCATCTGCGTACCGAAGACGGCCTGGTCGAAAACGCGGCGTGGAGCTACGAGCAACCGTTCGAGAAGGTGAAGGACATTACCGGCTATCTGGCGTTTTACGCTTCGCGCGTCGATCGCATCGATCAGACATCGTGACGGGCGAGGCCGCGCGCTGAAGGGGGAAAAGGGGGAGGCCGCCATGGAACTGAACGACGCGTTACGGATTCCGCTCGCCCCGTCCGCCGTATGGGACGCCCTGCAGGACATCGCTCTGCTGCGCGCAAGCATGGAGAACTGCGAGTCGTTCCGCCGGCTCGGGCCCGGCGAATACGAACTCACGCTCACCGTGCCGCTCGGGCCGCTGCGCGCGCGCTACGACGTTCGCGTGCATGTGGTGCCGAAGGAAGGTCAGGAGCCCTACGCGCCTGAGCGCACCTTGAGCTTCAAGGCCCGTGCCGACGGGGTCGGCTCGCTGCGCGGCCAGATCGACGTCTCGCTGCGCGCCGACGACCATCCCGGGGGACCCGCAGGTCTCTCGAAGGGCGCAAGCACGCGCGTGGACTACTCCGTGTGGGCGACGCTCGCCGGGCCGCTTGCGCAACTGCCGCCACGGCAACTCGAAAATGCACTGCACGATCTCGCCGACGATTTCTTCACCGAGTTCTGCGCTGTCGTTGAGGCCAAGCACGGCCAGGGTCCGAACCGCGCGCGCGGCACAAGCGCGCGGCGTCAGCATGTGTTCCTTCGGCCGATCAGCCTCGCCGGCGTTGCCCGCCGCGCGCACCTTGCGCAACATGGCGGCACCTTGAGCGGACGCGCCGCAAGCACGCTGCGCCACGAAAGTGCGCCGCATGCGGTGCCGACCTGGGGGTGGGCTGCCATGATCTTCTTCGTCGCGCTGCTGTTGTACCTGGCGCGATGGTTCGCGCAAGGGTGACGCGCACGGGCGCAGGCGCTCGACGCTTGAGCCGCCGGGCCCGCTCTGGCATGCTGCCTGCCGTATCGCATTCTCCCAGTTGATTCCGCTACGAAAGGAGCGTTTTCATGTCGCTGCCGCCCCGCCGCGCGCTCATCGTTATCGACGTGCAGAACGAGTACGTCGATGGCAACCTGCTGATCGAATATCCGGATGTGAACCACTCGCTCGCGAACATCGGCCGCGCTATCGACGCAGCCCGTTCCGAGCGCGTGCCCGTTATCGTCGTGCAGAACTTCGCACCCGCCGGTGCGCCGATTTTCGCGCGCGGCAGCCGCGGCGCGGAACTCCACGAGGTGGTGGCGTCGCGCGCGCACGACCACTATGTCGAGAAGTCGCTGCCGAGCGCATTCGCCGGCACGGACCTCGCCGACTGGCTCGCCGCCCGCGAGATCGACACGCTCACCGTGGTCGGGTACATGACGCACAACTGCGACGCGTCCACGGTCTACCACGCGCTCCACGCTGGCCTCACGGTGGAATTTCTCGCCGATGCGACGGGTTCATTGCCGTACGAGAATAGCGCCGGCTTTGCCTCCGCCGAGGAGATTCACCGCGTGTTTTGCGTGGTGTTGCAGTCGCGCTTCGCGGCCGTGACGAACACCGACGAGTGGATTGCCGCTGTGGAGGCTGGCGTGCCGCTCGAGCGCGGTTCCATTTACGCCTCCAATCAGAAAGCGCGAGCCGGGCGCGAACCCGGCTGAGCGACACGGGACCGCGGCGACGTGCCGTCGGTGTTCAGGCGGCCGGGCTGTCTGTGGATGCGGGCGGTGCAGTTCGCAACGCGGGGCTATAGCGGATTGCGTCGAGCATGGCATCGACGGTGCGTTCGGC
It encodes the following:
- a CDS encoding carboxypeptidase-like regulatory domain-containing protein, translating into MNTRRALRSFATVAAAAAFAVVASGGFASHAWAQASDVTGGSTTDNTSAGNTNGGGLPQVQQQGDVSFVSGGVGLDESKALERAQSQWPLALRFTGPTADYLADVHVRIVDSHGGEALSTTSRGPFMLVRVRPGRYTVHASYNGEEKVSAVTVPAKGTARAGFHWNTQ
- a CDS encoding DUF427 domain-containing protein; this encodes MAVEPAADHRIDIAANSHRVRVIHQGITVADTHEGLTLSESGLPDVFYFPRADVNMARLERSDHTSHCPYKGNASYFHLRTEDGLVENAAWSYEQPFEKVKDITGYLAFYASRVDRIDQTS
- a CDS encoding CoxG family protein, coding for MELNDALRIPLAPSAVWDALQDIALLRASMENCESFRRLGPGEYELTLTVPLGPLRARYDVRVHVVPKEGQEPYAPERTLSFKARADGVGSLRGQIDVSLRADDHPGGPAGLSKGASTRVDYSVWATLAGPLAQLPPRQLENALHDLADDFFTEFCAVVEAKHGQGPNRARGTSARRQHVFLRPISLAGVARRAHLAQHGGTLSGRAASTLRHESAPHAVPTWGWAAMIFFVALLLYLARWFAQG
- a CDS encoding cysteine hydrolase family protein, with translation MSLPPRRALIVIDVQNEYVDGNLLIEYPDVNHSLANIGRAIDAARSERVPVIVVQNFAPAGAPIFARGSRGAELHEVVASRAHDHYVEKSLPSAFAGTDLADWLAAREIDTLTVVGYMTHNCDASTVYHALHAGLTVEFLADATGSLPYENSAGFASAEEIHRVFCVVLQSRFAAVTNTDEWIAAVEAGVPLERGSIYASNQKARAGREPG